The Gloeomargarita lithophora Alchichica-D10 genomic sequence AAAACCAGGACGAAGCGAAAGGTGCCGTGCGGACGGAATTGCGTTATGGCCGCTTCCAACGGGTGATTGCCCTACCCGTGCCCGTGGCGCATGACCAAAGCCAAGCCGACTATCGCAATGGTATCTTGGTTTTGACTTTGCCCAAGGCCGCAGAAGTGAAAACCCAAGTGTTCAAACCCACGCTGACAGAGGTTGCGAATTAGTTTAATTTGCGTGCGATGCAATCATTTACGGGCTAGATTTTCCAGAATTTACCCCATATTTACCCTTCCCCTGGCGATAGCTGGGGGATTTTTGTGGGCGGGGAATCCCCGTGCATAATTTCTAAATAAATATGCTCCAAACGCACCGGTTGACGAGCAACAGAAGTCAGGGAAATACCCGCAAATAGATGGATAATTTGATTTAATTCCAAAGTCTCCGGCACCCAAAAAAGCAAATCCTGATGGTAATAGCGAATCGGCCAGCCCAAACTCTGCGCCCGTTCAATGGCTACTTTTGGCGTAGGGGTTTGAATGGATAAAATTTCAGCGGCCTGGATCAGGGTTTGTAAGGACGGTAAACTTCCTTCAGCGGCCAATTTCCCCTGTTTCAAAATGCCAATCCGGTCACACATTCGTTCCGCTTCTTCGAGTAAATGGGTGGTGAGGAGAAGCGTCATCCCCTGCTGTTGACACTGGCGAATCAACTGCCAGACCTCAAACCGGGATTCAATATCCAAACTAGCGGTCGGTTCATCCAAAATTAAGAGCTTAGGTTGATGAATGAGGGCAATGGCAATATTCAATCGCTTTTGCATCCCCCCGCTCAAATTTTCCGCCAAACTATCCGCCCGTGATGCTAATCCCACCAGAGTTAAACATTGCTTCACCCGCCGGGGTAATTCCCGCTCTGGTACGCCATAAATCCGACCAAAAAAATAGAGATGTTCCCCGCAGGTCAAACTCTGATATAACAAATTTTTTTGAGGTGAAATTCCCAAAAGATAACGGTGTTGGGGTCGCCAGGTTTGACCGGCAATATACACTTGTCCTTGGTCAGCGTTTAACAGGTGACAAATGATATTGATTAAGGTGGTTTTCCCGGCACCATTTGGGCCGAGTAGTCCGTAGATTTCCCCGGATTTAATTTCTAAATCAATT encodes the following:
- a CDS encoding ABC transporter ATP-binding protein, with protein sequence MLKIERLYKSHQKRPVLQGIDLEIKSGEIYGLLGPNGAGKTTLINIICHLLNADQGQVYIAGQTWRPQHRYLLGISPQKNLLYQSLTCGEHLYFFGRIYGVPERELPRRVKQCLTLVGLASRADSLAENLSGGMQKRLNIAIALIHQPKLLILDEPTASLDIESRFEVWQLIRQCQQQGMTLLLTTHLLEEAERMCDRIGILKQGKLAAEGSLPSLQTLIQAAEILSIQTPTPKVAIERAQSLGWPIRYYHQDLLFWVPETLELNQIIHLFAGISLTSVARQPVRLEHIYLEIMHGDSPPTKIPQLSPGEG